TTCCGAGTCACTAAATAAGGAACTTGTGGTTGTTCAAAAATAAGGTCTATCATAGCATCAATTTTAAAACTTCCTTTTTTACCTAGATAGTTAAAAGCTTCATCATCTTCAAAAAAGGTTCGGTATACTGCTTGGTCTTCGCCAAGACTAAGTCCTGCAAGTCCTTTAGCGCCACCTTTTATGTCTGTTTCAGTATAATTCCCAATACCTAGAGTAAACAATTCTAGTAATTCCCGACTTAAATTTTCATTTATTTTGCCTTTTCTATTGTCTACATTGTCAAGATAGCGTACCATAGCATTGCTTTGAATTATTTTTTTTGTTAAGGTTTTAAAATTTCCAAATGCATTTTCTCTAAGAATTTGATTGTGTTGAAAAACCCAATAATTGACCTTTACTTTTTGTAGTGATGACACAAAATGATTGTGCCAAAAACAGGTCATTTTTTCGCGTAGCGGATAGGTTTCGTTTTGCATTTTATCAATCCACCAACTCTTCAATTCGAGTGCAGTTTGTGCTTCCTTTTTACGTAATTCTTTTATTTGTTCAGGACTATACTCTTTGAGTTTTTTTCTATATTGTTGTAATTCGGCGATAGATTTGGGGCTGTCAACCATAAAATCAGGAACTTTATGATCATGTAACGTTGCAAACGAAGCCTCTAGAAATGAATTAATTCCCATATTTTGTAGTTTTTCAGCTTGCTTTGACGAAAAACCAAGTCGTAAGGACCAGAGTGTTTGTGTGTTCATAAAGAGTTATTTATAGTAGGACTCGTTGTTCTAAAAAAGGTTTATTCTTAATGGATTATTCTATTTCTAAGAAAAATTATATTGTCAGTTTTGTAACATTTCTTTTATAAAGAAGTCTTATGGGGTATCTGATATAAAAAACATGAAAAAAGTACATTTTATTATTTTGTTGAGTTTGATTTGTATAACTGGCAGTATGGCTCAAACTACTCCGGAGAAAACTCCTGAAACCGAAACTGAAAAAACTACAGAGTTGAAAGAAGTAACCATTGTGAAAACTAAAAAAGCAGTGGAGCAAAAAGCAGACCGAACCATTTTTAACTTCTCGGATCAACCTAGCTTAAATACAGGTTCTGTGCTAGAGGGAATTAAGAAATTGCCAGGTTTAATAGCATCTGATATTGCTGGAATGATGTTTCAAGGCAAGCAACTGGATGTGTTTATGGACGGTAGACCACTTAATATTTCTACTAATGAACTCAATGCTTTTCTAGAGGGAATGCCAGCAAATGCTATTGAAAAAATTGAAATTATAACACAGCCAGGTGCCGAGTTTCCGGCAACTTCGGGAGGTGCAATCCTTAATATAATTACCAATAAAAACGCCAAAAATTATTTAAGTGCTACTTACACTAATAGTACTAGTGTAACCAGTTATGATGATGTGCGCTGGAGAGTGAACAATAGTGTGCTGTTGAGTGCCAAAAATAAATATTTTGGATGGCAATTAAATCTGGGGCAAAATTATAGAGAAAATGCTTTATGGACTTCCTTAAAAAATGAGGAAAACGGTGGTAGCGCTTTATTAACAGCAACAGAAGCTGATCGTGTGGGGAGAAATAGTTTTATAAAATCAGCGCTTACTTTTGATATTGGAAAAGATAGATTACTGCTTAATTATGATCTTTCGCACAACAATAATAACAGTCAAACGCTTTCAAATGGTCCAGGGTTCACAACTGATGATGCTTCAATGAGCGGTGGTTTTCGTCATGACGCGGTAGTTACCTATCAAAAAAAGTTTGACAATGCGGCAAAAAAACTAGAGTTTAGATTCAATTATAACCGCAATTCTAATGAATTTCAATTAGAACCAGCAGGTTCAACCACCCCGTTATTAGACAATGCTTCACAACAAGAGGTATTGAATGCAAAAGTAGATTTTTCACAACCTATTAAATTCTCTGATGAAGGTAAGCTAAATGTTGGTGCGTTGTACGAAGAACTGATGTTTGATGCTTCTAATAGAGGCGTAACCAATTTAGATTATAAGCGAAAAACGACATCAACTTATGTAGAGTTTCAAACAAAATTTGACAAGTTTAATTTTATTCTTGGCGGTCGAGCCGAAGATTACAACATATCAGGAAATACAGATGTTGCTAAACTAGTAGAATTTGATCAGTTTAGATTTTTTCCTAATGCAAGTGCGCAGTACAATTTTAGTAATGCCATTAATTTTAATATGAACTACAACAAAAAAATCACCTTGCCAAGCACATCGGCATTGAACCCAAATAACACCAATTATCAAAACCCTAATGTTGAATATTCTGGTAACCCTAACTTGCGGCCAGCTATTTTTGATAATTATGAAGTTAAATTAAGTGCGTTTGATTACGCGTTTATAAGCTACAACATGAGTGTGGCAAACAACCAAGTGATCAATAGGGTTTTGTTAACCAATAATCGTGTAGTCAATACAAATGAAAATATTCCTGAGGTTAAAATTCACAATTTTAATGTAGGAATGCCTATTCCATATATGTTATTTACAAAAGGTCTGGCCGAAACCATGAAAATGAATGTAAACCCTGATACGATGAATTTTTTATATGTGTATGCAGGTTACCAATACCATCAAATTCCAAAAGTAGAAACAAACGGTTTTTGGATGTTTAACTTTATGTCTCAGATAGTATTGCCTAAAAAAGTAAAATTTGTTGCCAATTATACTTATTTTATTCCAAGAGGAAATATATTTTACTTTGTAGCCGTTGAGCCACTTAGAAACTCATTAGATCTTACATTTTCAAGAAAATTCTTAAAAGATCAGTTAACGGTAACGCTTTTTGCAGATGATATTTTGGATACTAATAGAAATGCATTCAATGCCTTTGAAACGCCGTTACTT
This portion of the Flavobacterium sp. CECT 9288 genome encodes:
- a CDS encoding DUF1800 domain-containing protein, which translates into the protein MNTQTLWSLRLGFSSKQAEKLQNMGINSFLEASFATLHDHKVPDFMVDSPKSIAELQQYRKKLKEYSPEQIKELRKKEAQTALELKSWWIDKMQNETYPLREKMTCFWHNHFVSSLQKVKVNYWVFQHNQILRENAFGNFKTLTKKIIQSNAMVRYLDNVDNRKGKINENLSRELLELFTLGIGNYTETDIKGGAKGLAGLSLGEDQAVYRTFFEDDEAFNYLGKKGSFKIDAMIDLIFEQPQVPYLVTRKILKWFIYDIPNEELVTYYGDYFRKKNFEIKPLLLKIFTEEYPKKTAGSKIKNPLEYSLQIIHELGIKTTNTKMIALFCKQQGMDLMDQPNVKGWDGGNSWLTSQVYLQRNNVADLLCNGKNLNRNFNGEMKENKNANKIVNLQLKWNKTDTNKTIINAFENQLLFQIDDVMKADFEKILKYDFDGSIEGSQFAVLRLVNFMIKTPEFQLI
- a CDS encoding outer membrane beta-barrel protein, with product MKKVHFIILLSLICITGSMAQTTPEKTPETETEKTTELKEVTIVKTKKAVEQKADRTIFNFSDQPSLNTGSVLEGIKKLPGLIASDIAGMMFQGKQLDVFMDGRPLNISTNELNAFLEGMPANAIEKIEIITQPGAEFPATSGGAILNIITNKNAKNYLSATYTNSTSVTSYDDVRWRVNNSVLLSAKNKYFGWQLNLGQNYRENALWTSLKNEENGGSALLTATEADRVGRNSFIKSALTFDIGKDRLLLNYDLSHNNNNSQTLSNGPGFTTDDASMSGGFRHDAVVTYQKKFDNAAKKLEFRFNYNRNSNEFQLEPAGSTTPLLDNASQQEVLNAKVDFSQPIKFSDEGKLNVGALYEELMFDASNRGVTNLDYKRKTTSTYVEFQTKFDKFNFILGGRAEDYNISGNTDVAKLVEFDQFRFFPNASAQYNFSNAINFNMNYNKKITLPSTSALNPNNTNYQNPNVEYSGNPNLRPAIFDNYEVKLSAFDYAFISYNMSVANNQVINRVLLTNNRVVNTNENIPEVKIHNFNVGMPIPYMLFTKGLAETMKMNVNPDTMNFLYVYAGYQYHQIPKVETNGFWMFNFMSQIVLPKKVKFVANYTYFIPRGNIFYFVAVEPLRNSLDLTFSRKFLKDQLTVTLFADDILDTNRNAFNAFETPLLIRSKQDTQRFGFSLNYKIPTKNKLAKENPSLLNNEKKEEGSLINQ